Genomic window (Spirochaetaceae bacterium):
AGACCTCATAGCCGCTTATTTAGAGATAATAACGCTGTCTTAAAGCTTAACCAATAAATCCCCTTTGCCGGCACAAACCATAGGTTTTTGATTGTATGGGGATTTATTAAACTATTTTTTTAACGAGCGGCAGGCAATCTGTTCATTATACGTTCAAGCAAGGCGTTGCCATCGTGCACTCCCCACATCTTTTGAAACCTATCGCCCAATAAGGTGGCCATTATCATGGCATCGGGTAAAGTAATTTGCTGGTGCCAGCTTTCAAAGATGTTTTCGGCAGCATAAATGGCTATTACATAGTTATTACGGTAATAATCTACTACTATTTCGCGGTTAAAAGGGTCATTTTGGTAAAAAGCCTCTATCATACGCAGCATAGTGGCCGGCGGCTTTACAAAAGCAAAGCTGGTATCCAACCCTGTGCGGCGGCTCACCAAACGATAAACCGGGGTGGTTAAAGTGCTTACAGCTTCATCGATACTTAGCTCAAATTCCCCTATCATCAGCGAGCGGTTATCTCGCATAGCTTGCTCTAAGCGGTTTACAACGGCCACATTAATGGTTACCGCCGTTAAAAAATAGCCAATATCGTTGCTTACATAAAAAGTGCTACTTAACCTAAATTGCCGCTCGTAAACAGTGCGCCGGATACTGCGGTTAATAGACCTTCCCCATAAACCATTATCTAAATCGTCCCAAATGCTTACTATATCGCCGCCGGGCGGGATAATAGCCTGCAAGGTTGTAGTAGTTGCCGCTAAAAGCAGGGCTAGTATTATCGCTTTCATTCACTTTCCTCTTCTATAATTATACCACTAAAAAAGGCGCTTTTCAAGATAGTATGGCCATTATCTGTAGCCAATGTTAATAAATCGGCCGTTACTTGCTCTTTCATTAACGGCTGCAAATAAGCTACTAAAGCCCCCCATAACTCTGGGGTAAGGGCTACCGGCGGCCAGCCCGGCCGCACCGAAAGGCCGCTTTCTATATGGTAGCTTAAGATGGCAGCTTCGGGCAGTCTTATGGTAATAACATCATCTTGACGGCTTAGCCAGCCCTCCGTTAAGTTAAAGCCGGCTGTGGCCCTAAAAACAAGCGGGAAGAAAAACTGCCCTTGCCGGTTTAAATCGATGCCCAAATTTAAAATAGCCATATAAAAACTATATTGCCTAATTTCGGTCTCTGTAAAAGGTAAATTATGTTGCCGCACGATAACCATAAGTTCTTCGTGGGTAAGGCCCATAAAATCGCTGTTTCTTAATAAAGGAGTAGTTAACATACGTGCCCGCAACTGCGTCCAGTTAGGGTAAGGGCTGGGGATAAAATCGTAGGGAAATAAAAACTCTTGAGTGATAGAGGCGGTTTCCAGCTGCTCAAGATCTGTAATGTTTTCTAAGGTGAGCTGAGTGGTAACCTGCTGCACCCGCCCAAAGAGCAGCTGGTTAATCCAATCGCCCTGCCAAAGAAAGGCCAGCACGATGAGTAAAGTGATGATGATTAGAAAGAGTAGTTTTTTCATTTATTCCTAATAAATAGCAAATTTTTGCCGTAAGTACAAAGATAACCTAGAATCATCATACTTAAATAATTCATTTATTAAAACATAAAAGCATTTGGAATAGGTTGTTTACAATATCTAAAACTTAGACTATACTAAAATTAAAGATAATCGTCAACAATGGAAATTACTAAATTATGAGTGAAGAACTATTACAAAGAGATTTGTTGAGAAACCCGGAGAAAATTGGTACTTGGAATTTTTATAATATTGGTGCCACTTCTATAAATGCCTTAAAAGAAGCTGGTATTTTACGCAATATCGATTATGGTGATGTTGCCCGTAAAAAGGTAGATGCTTTAATTACCAAACAGAAAGAAGTGATCGCTGTAATTGAGCATAAGTCTCCTAATCAATTTAATACTCAAAGTAAAAAAGATAGCGCTATTGAGCAAGAGTTTGATGTAGCTAGAAAAATAGGGGCTAAATTAATTATTGCTACTGATACCCAAGAAACAGTATGGGTTAATGTATTAACTGGTAATAATATAAAAAATGAAGATGGCAGTGATTTTAATTACTTATTTAATAGTAAAGACCAAGGTTTACAAAAAGTAATAATAAAGATAATTCAATCTATAAATGATAAAAATGATAAGATTTTACCTCAAGAATTAATAGCCCCAACTTCTCTTGCTAAATCAATATGGCAAGATATATGGAGTGTAAGCGGAGCTACAGCAGAAAATTGCCTTTACACATTTGTTGAACTTTTCATTTTTAAATATTTGAGTGATTTGGGAGTTTTACAGGGTTTTTATAGTTTTAACGATCTTTTAAATAGATATAAAACTAATGACGATAACGAAGTTTTGGAATATTATGCTACTGCTGTAAGGCCAGAAATTAAAAAGAAATTTCCTGAAAACCCTACTGATAGAACTACCATAATAAATGGGACTATCTTTGTTAGTAAAGACCAAAAAGCTGTTAGTGGGTATAGTACCGTTTTTAGAAAAGTGTTAGAGAGATTCAGAGATTATGGAAAGTTAGAGCATATTGACCATGATTTTAAAAGTAAACTTTTTGAGAGTTTTTTAAAAGAAAGTATTAGCAAAAAAAATTGGGGACAATTTTTTACCCCTATAAAAGTAGTGCGCGCTATCAATGAGATGGCTAAAAGTGAATTAAAACCCAATATGATTATTTGCGACCCTGCCTGTGGAGTAGGTAAATTTCCACTTGAATATATTAAAGATAATATTAATACCTTATTTGAGGTAAAAGACGGAAAAATAGCGTCTAAAGTTAAAATAGTCGGTTTTGATAAAGGGTTTGATAAAGATGAACAAAAGACTATTATTTTAGCTAAAGCAAATATGCTTATTTATTTTAGTGAACTTATATTAGAAAACCAATATACACAAGAATTTGCTACATTATTTAATGAAAGTTTTATTTTAAAAACCAATTCAATTTTAGGCACCTTATCGGAACCCATACAAGAAGTGTATGATTTAATACTGACAAACCCTCCTTATGTAACCAGTGGTAGTAGCAACCTAAAGGAAGAAATAACTAAAGACACAGTCCTTAGGAACTACTATAAAATTAATGGAATAGGTGTTGAAGGGCTTTTTATGGAATGGATAATTAGGGCATTAAAACCCAACGGCAAAGCTTTTATAGTTGTGCCAGATGGGATATTTAATAGACAAAATGACAAAAATTTGAGGAAATTTATTTTAGAAGAGTGTTTTATTGATGCCATTATATCATTACCAGTGAAAACTTTTTTTACTACTCCTAAAAAAACTTATGTTTTGGCTGTTACTAAAAAAAATAATATATCGGAAAAACAAGTTGATCCGGTTTTTACTTATTTATGTAGTGAGATAGGTGAAAGCAGAGATAATAACCGCTTTGACATTGAGCAAAATGATTTACAAGAAGCTGTTAGTTTATTTAATGCTTTTAAAGGAAGTAAGGAATATATTACTGCTAATAATACTGATAAAAGATGTAAAATCCAAAATATTGAAAGATTTACAAATAATATAGAAAATCATTGGATTATAGATAAAGATTGGTCTGAACAAGAAAAAATTGAGCTAGGAGTAACAGTAGAAAGTGAGCTAATTACAGCTGAAGAGTTTTCAGATTTATTGAGTGAAGTATCTGATACAATTCATGAGCATTCAAATGCAATTAAAGGTTCTCAATTAAATACAAGATATATGCCTAAAAAAATTTCCTCTATTTTTACAATAAGTAAAGGAAAAGGTGAGTATACTAAAAAATTTATGAATAGTCATAAAGGTGATTACCCAGTTTATTCGTCACAAACTTTTGATGATGGAA
Coding sequences:
- a CDS encoding N-6 DNA methylase — protein: MSEELLQRDLLRNPEKIGTWNFYNIGATSINALKEAGILRNIDYGDVARKKVDALITKQKEVIAVIEHKSPNQFNTQSKKDSAIEQEFDVARKIGAKLIIATDTQETVWVNVLTGNNIKNEDGSDFNYLFNSKDQGLQKVIIKIIQSINDKNDKILPQELIAPTSLAKSIWQDIWSVSGATAENCLYTFVELFIFKYLSDLGVLQGFYSFNDLLNRYKTNDDNEVLEYYATAVRPEIKKKFPENPTDRTTIINGTIFVSKDQKAVSGYSTVFRKVLERFRDYGKLEHIDHDFKSKLFESFLKESISKKNWGQFFTPIKVVRAINEMAKSELKPNMIICDPACGVGKFPLEYIKDNINTLFEVKDGKIASKVKIVGFDKGFDKDEQKTIILAKANMLIYFSELILENQYTQEFATLFNESFILKTNSILGTLSEPIQEVYDLILTNPPYVTSGSSNLKEEITKDTVLRNYYKINGIGVEGLFMEWIIRALKPNGKAFIVVPDGIFNRQNDKNLRKFILEECFIDAIISLPVKTFFTTPKKTYVLAVTKKNNISEKQVDPVFTYLCSEIGESRDNNRFDIEQNDLQEAVSLFNAFKGSKEYITANNTDKRCKIQNIERFTNNIENHWIIDKDWSEQEKIELGVTVESELITAEEFSDLLSEVSDTIHEHSNAIKGSQLNTRYMPKKISSIFTISKGKGEYTKKFMNSHKGDYPVYSSQTFDDGIIANINTYDYDCECLTWTTDGTYVGTVFLRNGKFSMTTHCGALFLKEEYKDKILLSYLHCVLNNILPLHKEGERSNKRLGSKRISNIEIPIPIDDMGNIDIQGQQEIVERYNLLQEIKNNIAVYKEKIDKLNVVIEVNAGLKI